The Ischnura elegans chromosome 1, ioIscEleg1.1, whole genome shotgun sequence genome contains a region encoding:
- the LOC124165410 gene encoding uncharacterized protein LOC124165410 encodes MAAQRSAMSKVRYKYCLVPGCRHTTFTAAEKTFIQLPSERKLRLLWLKAMRRNPEDISKKTMGFVCEDHFHLEDDLENFIRFKYYGGKVKLKPSVVPHIFKCQLDRKCMHPKRKRHCSDARARKSLISALEEADSEETEGDKGFLEESEGDIRDAAEGLCLLSNSAQLEESDVIFEPSSTQRGSPGQGNIGPHATDAAIEPFCSPSTSNFEAMLEKSEFTLYSAENQRDFSSQVNIRPQFRSKKIQCRLLSVKDIACSPIKNGQIQSSSYTQIGNSQYSSEDSISSDSEGDSSEIEEEYSEEESESDELPCILVTQNELNLNVRLYMSDTKFYLGLPQASVNVVNIIADTVKCGVTGVLLTLKKIKLDSTFKELGYNFGCSESCASRIFSKNTPLISSCLSELIYWPKSEDIKSNLPLPFRARFSHVQSIIDCYEIQIEKPTNPTHQALTWSNYKKANTIKFLISATPDGLINFLSDGYGGRATDVSIVKDCGYLNELPDGCEVMADRGFKGIDHLLAEKGCRLVRPPSVKVGEKCSKADVIYSKRIASLRIHIERVIGRLREFKMLKPNACIDRNLVVSLSYVNKIAAGLINLQNKIIKKCD; translated from the exons ATGGCAGCCCAGCGTTCGGCCATGAGTAAAGTTCGGTATAAATACTGTTTGGTTCCCGGATGTCGACATACAACTTTCACGGCGGCCgagaaaacatttattcaattaCCCAGTGAAAGGAAATTGCGTTTACTATGGCTGAAAGCAATGAGGAGAAATCCTGAGGACATATCGAAGAAAACTATGGGATTCGTATGCGAGGATCACTTTCAT cttgaaGACGACCTGGAAAATTTCATTAGATTTAAATACTATGGAGGGAAAGTCAAGTTAAAACCCAGTGTTGTACCCCATATATTTAAGTGTCAGCTGGACAGAAAATGCATGCATCCAAAGAGGAAGCGCCATTGTAGTGACGCCAGAGCAAGAAAATCCTTGATTAGTGCTTTGGAGGAGGCTGATTCTGAGGAGACAGAGGGAGATAAAGGATTTTTAGAAGAATCGGAAGGAGACATAAGAGATGCAGCTGAAGGACTATGCCTGCTTTCCAATAGTGCACAGTTAGAGGAAAGTGACGTGATTTTTGAGCCTTCCTCAACTCAACGTGGCTCCCCTGGGCAGGGAAATATTGGACCTCATGCAACTGATGCTGCTATAGAACCATTCTGTTCACCTTCCACTAGCAACTTTGAAGCGATGCTAGAGAAAAGTGAATTTACTTTATATTCTGCAGAAAATCAGAGAGATTTTTCCTCGCAAGTGAACATTAGGCCTCAATTTCGAAGCAAAAAGATTCAGTGCAGACTTTTATCCGTGAAGGATATTGCTTGCTCCCCTATAAAGAATGGACAGATACAATCTTCAAGCTATACGCAGATTGGAAATAGTCAGTATTCATCAGAAGATTCTATTTCTTCTGATTCCGAGGGTGATTCTTCTGAAATTGAAGAAGAATATTCAGAAGAGGAAAGTGAAAGTGACGAACTACCGTGCATTCTCGTAACCCAAAATGAACTCAATCTGAATGTAAGACTTTATATGAGTGACACAAAATTCTACTTAGGCTTGCCGCAAGCAAGTGTTAATGTTGTTAACATAATAGCTGACACAGTGAAATGTGGTGTAACAGGAGTTctccttactttaaaaaaaatcaagctgGACTCAACATTCAAAGAGCTAGGGTATAACTTTGGCTGCTCTGAAAGTTGTGCATCACGAATTTTTAGTAAGAACACCCCTCTAATAAGTTCATGCCTCTCTGAACTGATTTACTGGCCCAAGTCAGAAGACATTAAAAGTAACCTACCATTGCCATTTCGTGCTAGATTCAGCCATGTTCAAAGCATCATTGACTGTTACGAAATACAGATTGAGAAGCCCACCAATCCAACGCATCAAGCATTGACTTGGTCTAATTATAAGAAGGCAAACACTATTAAATTCTTAATTTCAGCAACACCAGATGGCCTCATAAACTTTTTATCAGATGGTTATGGAGGAAGAGCAACTGATGTGAGCATAGTTAAAGATTGTGGCTATTTAAACGAGTTACCCGATGGCTGTGAAGTGATGGCTGACAGAGGGTTTAAGGGAATAGACCACTTATTAGCTGAGAAAGGATGCAGGTTAGTTAGACCCCCCTCAGTTAAAGTGGGAGAAAAATGCAGCAAGGCTGATGTTATATATAGTAAGAGGATTGCTAGTCTAAGAATCCATATTGAGCGAGTCATTGGAAGATTAAGGGAGTTCAAAATGCTCAAGCCAAATGCATGCATCGACAGAAATCTTGTTGTGAGTTTAAGTTATGTCAATAAAATAGCTGCAGGGttgataaatttacaaaataagataattaagaaGTGTGATTAG